A portion of the Pedobacter cryoconitis genome contains these proteins:
- the rpmA gene encoding 50S ribosomal protein L27 translates to MAHKKGAGSSRNGRESHSKRLGIKIFGGQEAIAGNILVRQRGTKHHPDKGVGIGKDHTLFALVAGTVVFRKKQDNKSYVSILPASVISEVVEKAVPTVKVEAAAAPVAEEPAKKAPAKKAVKADAAPAE, encoded by the coding sequence ATGGCACATAAAAAAGGAGCCGGTAGTTCGAGAAACGGACGTGAGTCTCATAGTAAACGCTTAGGTATCAAAATTTTTGGTGGTCAGGAAGCAATTGCAGGAAACATCTTAGTACGTCAACGCGGAACTAAACACCATCCTGATAAAGGCGTAGGTATTGGTAAAGACCATACTTTATTCGCTCTTGTTGCTGGTACTGTAGTTTTCAGAAAGAAACAAGATAACAAATCTTACGTTTCTATCTTACCTGCAAGTGTAATTAGCGAAGTTGTTGAAAAGGCTGTTCCTACTGTAAAAGTAGAAGCTGCTGCTGCTCCGGTAGCTGAAGAACCTGCTAAAAAAGCACCAGCTAAAAAAGCTGTTAAAGCTGACGCTGCTCCGGCAGAATAA
- a CDS encoding beta-N-acetylhexosaminidase, whose translation MKKIISGLILACVTLSVSAQTDENLGIIPAPVSVEKKAGVFKLDKTVVLVSNETSNAATADILNAYIASQGGFALRPSQAAATNERAIVLSSVGAEKLPVEGYELQVTARNITVTGKGAGLFYGVQSLMQMMPEKKGQEIDVPASIIKDYPRFQYRGMHLDVGRHTFPVSFIKKYIDLMAAYKLNNFHWHLTEDQGWRIEIKKYPKLTTVGAERNGSVVGHHPGVTSDNTPYKGFYTQNEVKEVVAYATRKFVTVIPEIELPGHSSAAIAAYPQLSCFPDRDTFVDPKTPWAGSRKGKQVQQQWGVFDDVFAPTEYTFKFLEDVLDEVMVLFPSKYIHIGGDESPKEYWKQSPFCQQLIKEKGLKDEHELQSYFIQRIEKYINSKGRSIIGWDEILEGGLAPNATVMSWRGVEGGIAAAKLNHDVIMTPGNQGLYFDHAQSKSSGEPVNIGGNSPYSVAYAYDPVPEVLSADQKKYIKGVQANLWTEYIESPEKAEYMILPRMFALAEIAWSPLDRKNFKNFSEERIPLHLARLDKTNTNYWVPVPVGQSDQQIDGEDITVDLKVPVQGAKIYYTLDGTTPSDVSNQYRSALKVNVPKGTKLLLKTVVITPKGKRSVISETPLNNGAK comes from the coding sequence ATGAAGAAAATCATTTCAGGGCTTATTCTGGCCTGTGTCACGCTGAGTGTAAGCGCACAGACGGATGAAAACTTAGGTATTATACCTGCACCGGTATCAGTAGAAAAAAAGGCCGGTGTATTTAAACTGGACAAAACTGTGGTACTGGTCTCCAATGAAACCTCCAATGCGGCAACGGCAGATATCTTGAATGCTTATATCGCCAGTCAGGGCGGTTTTGCATTGAGACCGTCTCAAGCAGCGGCCACTAATGAGCGTGCTATCGTATTAAGTTCTGTTGGCGCTGAAAAATTGCCAGTTGAAGGTTATGAGCTCCAGGTTACTGCCCGCAATATTACGGTTACCGGAAAAGGGGCTGGTCTTTTTTACGGTGTGCAGTCACTGATGCAAATGATGCCGGAGAAGAAGGGTCAGGAAATTGATGTACCTGCCAGTATCATCAAAGATTATCCAAGATTCCAATATAGAGGAATGCACCTGGATGTAGGAAGACATACTTTCCCTGTCTCTTTCATTAAGAAGTATATTGACTTGATGGCAGCTTATAAACTGAATAATTTCCACTGGCATTTGACAGAAGATCAGGGCTGGAGAATAGAGATTAAAAAGTATCCTAAGCTGACCACTGTCGGCGCAGAAAGAAATGGTTCTGTTGTAGGCCATCATCCTGGAGTGACTTCTGACAATACACCTTATAAAGGCTTTTATACACAAAATGAAGTGAAAGAAGTTGTTGCTTATGCGACAAGAAAGTTTGTGACTGTAATTCCTGAAATTGAATTACCAGGTCACAGTTCAGCAGCAATCGCGGCTTATCCCCAGTTGAGCTGTTTTCCGGACAGAGATACCTTTGTTGATCCTAAAACACCTTGGGCTGGCTCAAGAAAAGGTAAACAGGTACAGCAGCAATGGGGTGTTTTTGATGACGTATTTGCACCAACTGAATATACTTTTAAATTCTTAGAAGATGTTTTAGATGAGGTAATGGTCTTATTTCCTTCGAAATATATCCATATTGGGGGGGATGAAAGTCCAAAAGAATACTGGAAACAATCTCCTTTCTGTCAACAGCTGATTAAAGAAAAAGGTTTGAAAGATGAGCATGAACTGCAAAGTTATTTTATTCAGCGTATAGAAAAATATATCAATTCTAAAGGAAGATCTATCATTGGATGGGATGAGATTTTAGAAGGTGGATTAGCACCAAATGCGACAGTAATGTCATGGCGTGGGGTTGAAGGTGGTATTGCTGCTGCAAAACTTAACCATGATGTAATTATGACGCCGGGAAATCAAGGTTTATACTTTGACCATGCACAGTCAAAATCAAGTGGTGAGCCTGTTAATATTGGCGGAAATTCACCTTATTCGGTCGCTTATGCCTATGATCCTGTTCCAGAAGTTTTGTCAGCAGATCAAAAGAAATATATTAAAGGTGTACAGGCTAATTTATGGACAGAATATATTGAAAGTCCTGAGAAAGCAGAATATATGATTCTACCAAGAATGTTCGCTTTAGCTGAAATTGCATGGTCTCCATTAGATAGAAAGAACTTTAAGAACTTTTCTGAAGAAAGAATCCCATTGCACTTAGCACGTCTGGATAAAACAAACACGAATTACTGGGTCCCGGTTCCGGTAGGCCAGTCTGATCAGCAAATTGATGGCGAAGATATTACTGTTGATTTGAAAGTACCCGTTCAGGGAGCTAAAATCTATTATACTTTAGATGGAACCACTCCATCTGATGTTTCTAATCAATATCGTTCTGCATTAAAAGTCAATGTACCTAAGGGCACTAAACTTTTATTGAAGACCGTTGTGATCACGCCAAAAGGAAAACGAAGTGTAATTTCAGAAACTCCTTTAAATAACGGAGCGAAGTAA
- a CDS encoding helix-turn-helix domain-containing protein, giving the protein MQEILSKKILGKRIKSLRLERAYAQIDVANLLNLSRSNYSQIELGNQYPTFNTLCALSRHYKKSYEWLLHGEDNNGPQAVLPVASLMNELETTLKNFSSCLEKLENELQSLKIKIDVS; this is encoded by the coding sequence ATGCAAGAAATTCTATCAAAGAAAATATTAGGGAAGAGGATTAAGTCATTAAGACTAGAAAGAGCTTATGCTCAGATTGATGTAGCAAATTTATTGAATTTATCCAGGAGTAATTATTCTCAAATTGAGCTTGGCAATCAATACCCTACATTTAATACGCTTTGTGCGCTTTCAAGGCACTATAAGAAGAGTTATGAATGGCTCTTACACGGAGAAGATAACAACGGGCCACAAGCAGTACTTCCGGTAGCAAGCTTAATGAATGAACTGGAGACCACGCTTAAAAATTTCTCTTCGTGTTTAGAAAAACTGGAAAACGAACTTCAAAGTCTTAAAATAAAAATTGACGTATCTTAA
- a CDS encoding polyprenyl synthetase family protein translates to MHTIFELQQLIETAIKKIEYPAIPSKLYEPISYIMRLGGKRIRPVLLLLSSELFNTDANEAIEAALAIETFHNFTLIHDDIMDNAPLRRGQDTVHIKWGVNNAILSGDVMMVEANKHLTNLDNSILKNALHCFNMTAQGVCEGQQLDMEFEQRTDVSIVEYINMIRLKTAVLVGGAMKLGAIVGGASDEDAEHLYDFGENFGIAFQLQDDILDVYGDPVKFGKQVGGDIISNKQTFLLLKLKELVKDSDLVLLESQYSNIDYPAKIESITNLYNQYKIRDLAVNEMKRSLDIAFTALEKVNIEAVRKNELIQLAESLIDREN, encoded by the coding sequence ATGCATACCATTTTTGAGTTACAACAATTAATTGAAACAGCGATCAAAAAGATCGAATATCCGGCAATTCCCTCAAAACTATATGAGCCTATAAGTTATATTATGCGCCTTGGTGGTAAAAGGATCAGACCGGTATTGCTTTTGCTTTCCAGTGAATTGTTCAATACCGATGCCAATGAAGCAATAGAAGCAGCATTGGCGATTGAAACTTTCCATAATTTTACGCTGATCCATGATGATATTATGGATAATGCACCTTTAAGAAGAGGACAGGACACCGTTCACATTAAATGGGGCGTAAATAATGCAATCCTCAGTGGAGATGTAATGATGGTCGAAGCCAACAAACACTTGACGAACCTGGACAACAGCATTCTTAAAAATGCTTTGCATTGTTTTAACATGACTGCACAGGGAGTTTGTGAAGGTCAGCAACTCGATATGGAATTTGAGCAGCGAACTGACGTCAGTATTGTGGAATATATCAATATGATCCGTTTAAAGACGGCAGTATTGGTAGGTGGGGCAATGAAACTTGGGGCAATTGTAGGTGGGGCAAGTGACGAAGATGCAGAACACCTTTATGATTTTGGTGAGAATTTCGGAATTGCTTTCCAGTTGCAGGATGATATCCTTGACGTTTATGGCGATCCGGTTAAATTCGGCAAGCAGGTTGGCGGTGATATTATCTCCAATAAGCAAACATTTCTTTTGCTTAAATTAAAAGAATTAGTAAAGGATAGTGACCTTGTTTTGCTGGAATCACAATATTCAAATATAGATTATCCTGCAAAAATTGAATCTATTACAAACTTATATAACCAATACAAAATCAGGGACCTTGCAGTTAATGAAATGAAACGCAGCCTTGATATTGCTTTTACAGCATTAGAAAAAGTTAATATTGAGGCAGTTAGAAAAAATGAACTTATTCAGCTTGCCGAATCATTGATTGACAGAGAAAACTAA
- the rplU gene encoding 50S ribosomal protein L21 has translation MYAIVNIAGQQFKVAKDQHLFVHRLQGDEGASIEFDNVLLVEDGGNISVGAPLLSGAIVSAKIVSHLKGDKVIVFKKKRRKGYKKKNGHRQYFTKIQISGISL, from the coding sequence ATGTACGCAATAGTAAATATAGCAGGACAGCAATTCAAAGTTGCAAAAGACCAGCACCTTTTTGTACACCGTTTGCAAGGAGATGAAGGCGCTAGTATTGAATTTGACAATGTATTGTTGGTTGAAGACGGAGGTAATATCTCTGTTGGTGCCCCTTTATTATCAGGAGCTATCGTTTCAGCTAAAATCGTGTCTCATTTAAAAGGCGATAAAGTAATCGTTTTCAAAAAGAAACGTAGAAAAGGTTACAAAAAGAAAAATGGCCACCGCCAGTATTTCACAAAAATCCAGATCTCTGGTATCAGTTTATAA
- a CDS encoding glycoside hydrolase family 125 protein, protein MNRKDFITSTGLLTAGLFLSKDLSAFELAYPNVRVPLNKRKFSSPAVEKAILKFQQKVSDKELGWLFNNCLPNTLDTTVSFAMKDGKPDTYVITGDIDAMWLRDSSAQVWPYLAFMKEDKKLQQLVAGIIHRQAHYVIKDPYANAFYKDGEQKSEWAGDHTDMQPGVHERKWEIDSLCYPMRLAYNYWKMTGDATPFDEEWKTSIRTILKTFKEQQRKTGLGPYHFQRDTAKPTDSLPMAGYGFPVKPVGLICSMFRPSDDATIFPFLIPSNFFAVVSLKQVAEMFRAIFKEEAFAAELSALATEVETAIQKYAVVEHPVYGKIYAFEVDGFGNVNLMDDSNVPSLLSLPYLNAVPVTDPIYQNTRKFALSEHNPYFYKGKDIEGIGGPHVEQQDMIWPLSIICRGLTSTDDEEIKQCIAALKKTHAGTGFMHESFKKDHPEIFTRPWFAWTNTIFGEFLWEVFLARPHLLS, encoded by the coding sequence ATGAACAGAAAAGATTTCATTACCAGTACAGGTTTGCTTACTGCTGGTTTGTTTTTGAGTAAGGATTTAAGCGCATTTGAGTTAGCTTATCCAAATGTAAGAGTACCGTTGAATAAGAGAAAATTCAGTAGTCCGGCGGTAGAAAAAGCGATTCTTAAATTTCAGCAGAAGGTTTCTGATAAAGAGTTAGGCTGGTTATTTAATAACTGTTTGCCGAATACGCTGGATACGACAGTTTCCTTTGCGATGAAAGATGGCAAACCTGATACTTATGTGATCACCGGAGATATTGATGCAATGTGGCTTAGAGATAGCTCTGCGCAGGTATGGCCATATCTTGCTTTTATGAAAGAAGATAAAAAATTACAACAGTTAGTTGCAGGGATTATCCATCGTCAGGCACATTATGTAATTAAAGATCCTTATGCGAATGCATTTTACAAAGATGGAGAACAGAAAAGTGAATGGGCAGGTGACCATACCGATATGCAGCCTGGTGTTCATGAACGTAAATGGGAAATAGATTCGCTTTGTTACCCGATGCGCCTGGCTTATAATTACTGGAAAATGACTGGTGATGCTACGCCGTTTGATGAGGAATGGAAGACCTCTATCCGTACGATCCTGAAAACTTTTAAAGAGCAACAACGTAAAACAGGTTTGGGACCTTATCATTTTCAACGTGATACAGCTAAGCCAACAGATAGTTTACCCATGGCGGGGTATGGCTTCCCGGTAAAACCTGTAGGATTGATCTGTTCGATGTTCAGACCGAGTGATGATGCTACAATCTTTCCTTTCCTGATTCCTTCTAACTTTTTCGCGGTAGTGAGTTTAAAACAAGTGGCAGAAATGTTCAGGGCAATTTTCAAAGAAGAAGCTTTTGCTGCTGAACTGAGTGCTTTGGCAACAGAAGTAGAAACTGCAATCCAGAAATATGCAGTAGTTGAACACCCTGTTTATGGAAAAATTTATGCTTTTGAAGTGGATGGATTTGGCAACGTAAACTTGATGGATGATTCGAATGTGCCAAGTTTACTTTCTCTTCCTTACCTGAATGCAGTGCCTGTAACAGATCCTATTTATCAGAATACCCGAAAATTTGCGCTATCAGAACATAATCCATATTTTTATAAAGGGAAAGATATAGAGGGGATTGGTGGTCCGCATGTAGAGCAGCAGGATATGATCTGGCCGCTGAGTATTATTTGCAGAGGACTGACCAGTACAGATGACGAAGAGATTAAACAATGTATTGCTGCCTTGAAAAAAACGCATGCTGGTACTGGTTTTATGCATGAGTCTTTTAAAAAGGATCATCCTGAAATTTTTACAAGACCATGGTTTGCCTGGACGAATACGATCTTCGGTGAGTTTTTATGGGAAGTGTTTTTAGCACGCCCGCATTTATTGAGCTAA
- a CDS encoding sugar MFS transporter, with translation MTTTAKKGMPPIIIIGALFFIFGFVTWLNSVLIPYLKLACELNNFESYLVAFAFYISYLVMAIPSASVLKVTGYKKGMALGLVVMGIGALVFIPAALTRTYGLFLLGLFIQGTGLALLQTASNPYITILGPAESAAKRISIMGICNKVAGAIAPIVLGAIALKDADGFHDRLLLMNPAEKIAELNALASRVILPYVIIIIVLIILAVLIYFSTLPEIDTDQEDEAVSQATAGKTSILQFPHLLLGVMTVFLYVGVEVMAGDTIISYAHYQGIPLSTAKFFTTFTLMGMILGYLIGIICIPKYISQENAMKWFAVLGIVLTVIAIFTTGYTSVLFIALLGLANSLVWPAIWPLALSGLGRFTKIASSLLIMGIAGGAIIPLCYGALADALNAQQAYWIMVPCYAFIFYYAATGYKVKSKTY, from the coding sequence ATGACAACAACAGCTAAAAAAGGAATGCCACCTATTATTATAATTGGTGCCCTATTCTTTATTTTCGGATTTGTAACCTGGTTAAATTCAGTGTTGATCCCTTATTTGAAACTCGCTTGCGAGCTCAATAATTTTGAGTCTTACCTGGTTGCGTTTGCGTTTTATATCAGTTATCTCGTAATGGCTATCCCATCTGCCAGTGTGCTTAAAGTTACAGGTTATAAAAAGGGAATGGCTTTGGGGCTTGTCGTGATGGGGATTGGAGCACTGGTTTTTATTCCGGCAGCATTGACCCGTACTTATGGTTTGTTTTTACTGGGATTATTTATCCAGGGAACAGGGCTTGCTTTATTGCAAACGGCTTCTAATCCTTATATCACGATTCTGGGGCCTGCTGAAAGTGCAGCGAAAAGGATCAGTATTATGGGGATATGTAATAAAGTGGCCGGTGCAATTGCACCGATCGTTTTGGGCGCTATTGCTTTAAAGGATGCCGATGGTTTTCATGACCGCTTGCTTTTGATGAATCCGGCAGAGAAAATCGCTGAGCTGAATGCATTGGCATCAAGAGTAATCCTGCCTTATGTAATCATTATTATTGTACTGATTATTTTAGCTGTACTAATCTACTTTTCAACTTTACCGGAAATAGATACAGACCAGGAAGATGAAGCTGTTTCGCAGGCTACTGCCGGTAAAACAAGTATCCTGCAATTTCCTCACTTGTTGTTAGGTGTAATGACTGTTTTCCTTTATGTAGGGGTAGAAGTAATGGCTGGTGATACAATTATCAGTTATGCGCATTATCAGGGCATCCCACTTTCCACAGCTAAGTTTTTTACCACTTTTACTTTAATGGGAATGATCCTTGGTTATCTGATCGGTATCATTTGTATCCCAAAATATATCAGCCAGGAAAATGCGATGAAATGGTTTGCAGTACTTGGTATTGTATTGACTGTAATTGCGATATTTACTACGGGTTATACTTCCGTTCTGTTTATTGCTTTGCTTGGTCTTGCAAATTCGCTGGTCTGGCCGGCAATCTGGCCGCTGGCGCTTTCCGGACTGGGCAGATTTACTAAAATAGCCTCTTCTTTATTAATTATGGGTATCGCGGGGGGAGCAATCATTCCGCTTTGTTATGGTGCGCTTGCAGATGCGTTAAATGCACAGCAAGCTTACTGGATCATGGTTCCTTGTTATGCATTTATCTTTTATTATGCAGCGACAGGATATAAAGTAAAGAGCAAAACGTATTAA
- a CDS encoding RNA polymerase sigma factor, with amino-acid sequence MDQKDILFKQIFDTNSKKIFHLCYGYTGDAESANDLLQETFLKVWQNLDKFRQKSLISTWIYRIAVNTCLTYLRSEKRQAKDELTENIIENRVEEFSEKNEQVALLYKSISKLEENDRLIITMVLDELPYHEIADISGISEGNLRVKIHRIKQKLTELYNHHARI; translated from the coding sequence TTGGATCAGAAAGACATCTTATTTAAGCAAATCTTCGATACTAACTCCAAGAAAATATTCCATTTGTGCTATGGCTATACAGGTGATGCTGAGTCTGCAAATGATCTTTTACAGGAGACTTTCCTTAAGGTTTGGCAAAATCTTGATAAATTCAGGCAGAAATCATTAATTTCGACCTGGATTTACAGGATCGCAGTAAACACTTGTTTAACTTATCTCCGTTCGGAGAAAAGACAGGCAAAGGACGAACTAACGGAAAATATTATTGAGAACAGAGTAGAAGAATTCTCTGAAAAAAATGAGCAGGTGGCTCTTTTATATAAATCAATATCCAAATTAGAAGAAAACGACCGTTTAATTATTACTATGGTTCTTGATGAACTTCCTTATCATGAGATAGCGGATATTTCAGGAATCAGCGAAGGAAATCTTAGGGTTAAGATTCACAGGATTAAACAAAAACTCACCGAATTATACAATCATCATGCAAGAATTTGA
- a CDS encoding response regulator: MKLSAYCDCYTDNSYFLFNKKNHITFFNIHSIEKIGYFLAKNPTIGESFVEIISQKYERTFSKLVAECFEGKVFSIEKRLKVKGMDDVLLQIVLTPVFIDPENPQVACTIIDSNRKSNQMKLLDEYSHLASHDLRAPITNILSLSSLMNFPDMELFDTRKIKELLRDINFQAEKLDDIIKMLNSLINKEQEADDFIAESTRIASKHIMLIDDDSLTNKLHHMIITKHNKNKRVVQFGSSISALDYLKQNKPDLILLDLNMPEIDGWTFLKLLEEQKPDIDVVIISSTIDPAERTRAQSYRSVKDFLTKPLTYEKIKHLVDN; this comes from the coding sequence ATGAAGCTTAGTGCTTACTGTGATTGTTACACAGATAACTCTTATTTTCTTTTTAATAAAAAAAATCACATTACTTTTTTTAATATTCATTCCATAGAAAAAATAGGGTATTTTTTAGCCAAAAATCCCACTATTGGGGAATCTTTTGTGGAAATCATTTCACAAAAGTACGAACGAACGTTTTCTAAGCTTGTAGCAGAGTGCTTTGAAGGGAAGGTTTTCAGTATAGAAAAGCGCTTAAAGGTGAAAGGTATGGATGATGTCTTGCTACAAATCGTCCTTACACCGGTTTTTATTGATCCTGAGAATCCGCAGGTGGCTTGTACTATTATTGACAGCAACAGAAAATCTAACCAGATGAAACTGCTGGATGAGTACTCACACCTTGCTTCACATGATCTGCGCGCGCCGATAACGAATATCTTAAGTTTGTCCAGCCTGATGAATTTCCCGGATATGGAATTGTTTGATACGAGAAAGATCAAAGAATTATTGAGAGATATTAACTTTCAGGCAGAAAAACTGGATGATATTATTAAAATGCTGAACAGTCTGATCAATAAAGAACAGGAGGCTGATGATTTTATTGCAGAATCTACCAGGATAGCTTCCAAACATATTATGCTGATTGATGATGACTCGCTAACCAATAAACTGCATCATATGATCATTACCAAACACAACAAAAATAAAAGAGTAGTGCAGTTTGGAAGTTCAATAAGTGCGCTCGATTATTTGAAGCAAAATAAGCCTGATTTAATTTTACTCGATCTGAATATGCCGGAGATTGATGGCTGGACGTTTTTAAAGCTCCTGGAGGAACAAAAGCCAGATATTGATGTAGTTATCATCTCTTCTACAATTGATCCCGCAGAACGTACAAGAGCGCAGTCTTACAGGTCAGTTAAGGATTTCCTGACGAAACCCTTAACCTATGAGAAAATTAAACATCTGGTAGACAATTAG
- a CDS encoding dicarboxylate/amino acid:cation symporter encodes MSKNNRLTFFIFLALVLGVILGYVLNVNSFDTYNNKITSADAQIKTLDIKIGERTDTASVQYLQLKTQRAEHVKIRRDNETEREKKLEPLTLLSDIFLRLIKMIVAPLVFTTLVVGVAKVGDIKAVGRIGGKTMLWFMSASLLSLFLGMIMVNIFRPGEAMNLPLPSSHEDTGIHKVALSMKDFIAHIIPKSMTEAMATNEILQIVAFSLFFGVATAAIGEKGKIIIEFFDSVAHVILKVTGYVMNFAPFAVFGAMAAIIAKQGLSVLSTYALFIGEFYSTMLLLWLVLIMIGYLILKGRVFNLMNRMKEPVIVAFSTASSEAAYPKTMLQLERFGCKDKIVSFVLPLGYSFNLDGSMLYMTFASLFIAQSYGIHLSFQQQITMLLILMLTSKGIAGVPRASLVVIAGTIATFNIPEAGLALLIGIDPLLDMGRSATNVIGNSLATAVVSKWEGELTGPLD; translated from the coding sequence ATGTCAAAAAACAACAGATTAACATTCTTTATATTTTTAGCACTGGTACTAGGAGTTATCTTAGGATATGTATTAAATGTAAACTCATTTGATACCTATAACAATAAGATTACCAGTGCAGATGCCCAAATTAAAACTTTAGATATAAAGATTGGCGAGAGAACTGATACAGCATCTGTACAGTACTTGCAACTGAAGACACAAAGAGCAGAGCACGTTAAAATAAGAAGAGATAACGAAACTGAAAGAGAGAAAAAGCTGGAACCACTTACTTTATTAAGTGATATTTTTCTAAGGTTAATTAAAATGATCGTTGCTCCTCTGGTTTTTACCACACTGGTAGTTGGGGTAGCTAAAGTAGGGGATATTAAAGCGGTAGGAAGAATTGGCGGTAAAACCATGCTTTGGTTTATGAGTGCTTCCTTATTGTCTTTATTCCTGGGAATGATCATGGTCAATATATTCAGACCGGGTGAAGCGATGAATTTGCCACTTCCAAGCAGTCATGAGGATACTGGGATTCATAAAGTGGCTTTATCGATGAAAGACTTTATTGCACACATCATCCCAAAAAGTATGACTGAAGCAATGGCAACCAATGAAATCCTTCAAATTGTAGCTTTCTCCCTGTTCTTTGGGGTCGCAACTGCTGCTATTGGTGAAAAAGGTAAAATTATCATTGAATTTTTTGATTCAGTTGCTCATGTAATTTTAAAAGTGACGGGATACGTGATGAATTTTGCCCCATTTGCGGTATTTGGTGCGATGGCAGCGATAATTGCAAAACAGGGTTTAAGTGTTCTTTCTACTTATGCTTTATTTATTGGAGAATTCTATTCCACGATGCTGCTGTTGTGGCTGGTACTGATTATGATTGGTTATCTTATTCTCAAAGGAAGAGTATTCAACCTGATGAACAGGATGAAAGAACCCGTAATTGTTGCTTTTAGTACAGCAAGCAGTGAAGCGGCTTATCCGAAAACGATGTTGCAGCTGGAACGCTTTGGCTGTAAAGATAAAATTGTGAGTTTCGTATTACCATTAGGGTACTCGTTTAATTTGGATGGTTCAATGTTATATATGACCTTTGCGTCCTTATTTATTGCACAGTCTTACGGGATACATTTATCGTTTCAACAGCAAATTACTATGCTGCTGATCCTGATGCTGACCAGTAAAGGTATTGCAGGTGTTCCAAGGGCTTCGTTAGTAGTTATTGCAGGTACTATTGCAACTTTTAATATTCCTGAAGCAGGACTGGCCTTATTGATTGGTATTGATCCTTTGCTGGATATGGGCAGGTCAGCGACAAATGTAATTGGTAACAGTCTGGCAACAGCTGTGGTCAGCAAGTGGGAGGGAGAGCTTACAGGGCCTCTGGATTAG